The Ictidomys tridecemlineatus isolate mIctTri1 chromosome 1, mIctTri1.hap1, whole genome shotgun sequence DNA window TAATGTTAAAACCATGAAAGTCCAAATCCCAAAAGTACaactggcattaaaaaaaaaaaacaggagtggAAAATTGAATTCTGAGGAAGGACAATGATGAAAATTTCAATTCTAAAATGCATCATTTGTCTTCATTGTTATTCTTTCTAGTAGGTGAAATTCCTTGAATTCTTTAGAAAGATTTTAACCTGTAGCTAATGATCATGAAAATCCTCTAGATCTTAGAGACTACTTTTATGCAATTGTTCAGAATCTATCCCTGTGatacactttttcatatatcaaattttctttttcgtCTTTTGGGTTTTGCttgctttactttctttctttctctctctcattttttttaactttttagttttttttttctactattttgaATTGCCAGCCTTCTTATTAACGGTTTGCTATGCTATGTGTATTTCATCTTTACATCATTTGCAATACTGGAAGAATAGATTATAGAAAGACATTCAGAGCATTCTAATTGATTTATACACTTTTACAAGTTTGACTCCATAAGGGTATATTAGCACAGTGTTCATTTTGTGTGTAGTGTTGTGCATATATGTACAGTTATTGAAACTTCCTCAATAAGAggggtgtgtatatataccacattttgttcatctgttcatctgctgaaggacatctagattggctccGTAGGttaactattgtgagttgagctgctataaacattgatgtggctgcatcactgcagtatgctaattttaagtcctttgggtatagaccatgGAGCAGGATAgccaggtcaaatggtggttccattccaagttttctaaagaatctccatacaaCTTTCCATAATGTTTgtaccaatttgctgtcccaccagcaatgtatgagtgtacctttctctcCATATCCTcgccaaaatttattgttatttatattcttgataattgcccttctggctggagtgagttggaatctcagtgtagttttaatttgtgcatttctctaattgctagaaatgttgaacatttgctcatatatttgttgatcactggtatttcttcttctgtaaagtgtttATTcggtttcttagcccatttattgattgggttatttggtttttgatgttaagtttttttaagttctttatatatcctggagattagtgctctatctgaggtgcatatgataatgattttctcccattctgcaggctatctcttcatgttattgtttcctttcccgagaagaaactttttaggttGAATCCATCATATTTATCGATTCTTgatttacttcttgtgctttaggaattttgttaaggaagtcagatcctaggcagACATGgggaagatttgggcctactttttcttctactgggtgcaaggtctctgttctagtgccaaagtctttgatccactttgagttgagttttgtgtaggatGATAGATAGgagtttgatttcattttgttacatgtagctgtccaattttcccagcaccatttgaagaggctatcttttcttcaatgaatgtttttggtacctttgtctaggatGAAATAACTTTATGTATATGGATTTGTCCCTGCTGCttctaccattggtctacatgtctgttttggtgccaatcccATGCTGgctgttttatacacacacatacacacacacacacacacacacacacacacacacaccactcctttatttatttatttattcatttgtttatttatttatttttatgtggtgctgaggattaaacccagggccttgcatgtgctaggtgagcactctaacaatgagccacaaatccagcccctaccatgctgtttttgttactatggttctgtattatagtttaaggtctggtattgtgatgcctcctacttcattcttcttgctaaggattgctttagctattctgggtctcttatgtttctaaatgaatttcatgattgctttttctagttctacaaGGAgcatcattgggattttaatagaaattgcattaaatctgaatatcactttgggtagtatggtcattttaacaatattaattctgcctatacaggAGCATGGAaagtctttctatcttctaagatcttctttagtttcttttcttagtgttctgtagtttacattgtagaatcttttgcctcttttgttagattaattcccaagtattttttgagacTCTTTTGAATgagttgttttcctaatttctcttcagTAGATCCTAAAATGTGCTCGCATTTTTTTAACCTGTGCAGAAAGTAAAtgtaactttgaaaattactgtGGATTATGTGAAGTTAATCAAATGATAACTCTAATCACAGTATATGTTACTGATGTTGTCATCCTTACTGGAAGAATGCAATTTAGTCCTTCATACCTGGTATGCACCTTATTCAcctggaaatatttttctctataacaGCTTACAAAGGCCATTAAAAGCAGATTTTAGTACCAACAGTATGACTCTATGATCTTGTCTCAGGACTGCATTAATTTGTCTATTCCCTAAAATAATCTACAATGATCATAATTTCTCTAACATTTCATAAAACATCATGTTCTGAAGACAACAACTCATCTTATTTAATAGGATATATATGCAATGTGGCTACTGTAGTACAGACAAGAGTTTATGTGATAGGCATACCAATGTGGAGATATCCTCAGCAAGCTGACCTGCTTATTACTACCTCTGAGTACCTCATCTTCCACCAGTAGAACCTAATTCTGAGTTCCAACATGGCACCTCTCCTTTGGGGAGTCAGCTAGCCTCCTAGTGGCAGGTTGATTTTATTGGATCCCTTTCATTATGAATAGAGTAGCAATTTAATCTCACTGGAACAGATATCTATTCTAGATATGGATTTGATTTCCTTGCCTGTAATGCTTCTGATAAGCATCACCATCTATGTACCTACATAATTCCTCAGATACATTAAGATAGTTTGCCAAACATTGCTTCTGATCAAGGAATCTGTTGAGTGgcgaaagaaaacaaaaggcgACAATAAACTTGTCCATGTAACTGACTGGTCTCAGGTACATTCCATCACCCACAAGCAGTTGACCAACTCATTTTCAAAGCCAGTTCATAAACTACTCTAAAAAGATGGGGAGCTATTTCACAGAATTCACTGTGTGCTTTGATTTAGTGGCATTTCTCTCATATCCATTCACCAATGACCTCATGAGTGAAATTTGAAAGTTTACCTAATAATTTTGGATTTCTCATGCTAGAAAACCAAGAGGCAAAGGAGTCAGCAGCTCTATTAGAGTGGGGGTGATTAACACTGACTACCAGGGAGAAAGGATTTCTGCTAAACACAGGTATAACAAGGGCTATCTCCTGACGTGAGAGTTTCTAGGGTATCTGCTAGTATTTCTATGTCCAATAgtaaaagataacaaaaaaataCAACCATCAACCAGGGGCAGAACAATTGAGTATTCAGACCTCTTCAGATTAAGGTCTATATTACACCACTAGATAAAGTCATAACTAAGGATAGATTAGGTTGTagttaaagaaaacaagaaatggaaAGTAGAAGAAGAAAGTTTAAATATCAATTGGCAGGTTCATATGTAAGGGAGCGTGTACGTATGTAGGctgatttgttttctctcttcataCGTATGTATATTAAATCTGAATATCACTTTGGTTAGCATGgtcattttagcaatattaatatATCAATGGTTGTTGGTGACTAACATTCAAATGAGATTGTGACAGAATATGAGGTAAAACTAACAGTGTCCACAGATGGATGCCTGAGTGTTGAAAGACAACATATATGAGTAGCTATACATTCTTAGGCAAAAACAAATGTTGATATTTGACAGAAgttcaaatattataaaatggtaTGTATGGATGCTGAGTAGCCATGCAGGGGACTATGCCAGTTATAAAGCCACTGCCAAAGCTTCACTCTTTGATGTGCCGTTTATGCTGCAGGAACGACTTTATCACCCAGACTCACATTAGGATCTGCCAATAGGAGCACTAGAAGGAGATCATAagccaggaagaaaggaaaaatatatctaCTTCttcatgatttcttatttttcctgtcaAAATAATTCCCACACTGTTTCTTTATCCTAACGCTGGGTTTTGCTTTATAGGTTTTATTTTAACACTCTCAGAACCATTACAATTTTGACCTTCGGAGGAAAAAAACACTAATTAACCAACATCTGGTTCTCATTAGTCTAGCACCAGAGACTCTTCTCCAAACTCTTAGGGTACCAGAACCAACCACATAGCACCCAGCCCACATTCCAGCTTTTcaaatctctctgcttcctctgaGCTCTGGAGGTACCATAAGAAGGTAGGCCAGCCTTCACAGATGTTCAGGTGAACCCTTCAGGTTTCCTTGTGAAATTTGAATGCTAGATGATCAGTGTCAACTCCTCACATGTTTAAGCTACAAGAATCCATGTTTCAATAACCCTAATATATggcgggcacagtggcacacacttgtaatccaagtaactcaggaagctaaaacaggaggattgcaaattaaaaggccaatctcagcaatttaataaagttctaagcaatttagagagaccctgcttccaaataaaaataaaaagaggggagaatatagttcagtgataaactgtccctgagttcaatacccagtataaaaaaaaccctgaaatataTCACAGTAACCACagcaaattttatatatgtatgggatttttaaaatgtttcatagaactgggcacagtggcaaacacatataattccagcaacttggagagGCCAAGAATAAGGGGTTTGATATGTTCCTTAGTACTGATTTTGTTCCAGATGAGGAGGATCCCAGGTTTGGGGCCATTCTGAGGAACTTAAgaaatatcctgtctcaaaataaaataaaacagatgagGAGTAGTAGAGaactcctagattcaatccccaacaccaacaccaccaacaacaaagcTTTATAGATATTGATtcatttgatgttttcttcttaaattaattCAATAAGGTTCTATTGAGCAACTGCTATTTATAAAATCAAAGGTATACATACTGGTAATACATATATGAACAAGACATGAGCCTTATGGAGATGACTTTTAAACAGTAGgagtgtattttcatttcttaaaggaAGATTCAtaatgtctaaaataaaatatggcaaaatgttaAGTTTTATTCAAGAAGAATTATGGAGATTCAATTTCTACCATCTGGAAACTTTCCATTAAAGATATCCATATTTATTAACTTGAATCATTTAACATCGCTTTAAAATAGAGGGTATATAATGGGAATAGGACAATGCCCAACACTTAGTACTTAACAAGAGAGAGGCATTcctgaaaggattttgaaagtagAGTGAATTTAGTTCAAGGATGCTATAAACaatcaataattataataaaagcaaTGCATTGCTCAATCATGAGGTTTTAGATTGCATGTTCAAAGTCCCTGTGGGGTAGGGCAGATGTTATGATTCTTGTTTAATGAAGAGGACACAGACATTCACAAAGGATAAGTGAACTACTGATGCTACCCAGTCAGGAGATAGCACACTGAGGACCCTGGCTCATCAGTGCTGGCTGTCAATCCTGCAATGGCCCAGCCCTTTCCTTAGTGCCCCCATTACCTCCCGGTTCCTCAGGCTGTAAATGAGGGGATTGAGCATAGGAGTAAGAACTGTGTAGAATATAGAGACCACTTTGTCATGGCTAGGGACCCTGTGTCGTCTTGGCCTCAGATAGATGAACATGGCTGCCCCATAGAAAAGAGAGACTGCTGTCAGATGGGAAGAACAGGTGGCCAGGGCCTTTTTACGGGCCTGAGCAGAGCGCATATGGAGCACAGTCCCCAGGATGCGAGCATAGGAGGCCACAATGATGGAGAAGGGAAGCAATAGCATGAAGACACAGCAAGCAAAGAGCAGGGTGTCAAAAAGGGAAGTGTCTGCACAGGCTAGTTTCAGTAAAGTTGGCACCTCACAGAAGAAATGATCCAAAGTCCTTGAGCCACAGTAAGGTAAGCTCATGGCTGCCACCATCTGAATCATCCCATCCAGTATTCCAAAAGCCCAGGAACTCCCAGCAATCTGGAGACAGACCCTCTGACTCATGAGGACAGGATAATGAAGTGGGTGGCtaatggccacatagcggtcataagCCATGAGTCCAAGCAAGAGCCCCTCTGACCCCACAAGAGACACAAAAAATCCAATTTGTATACCACATCCCACAAAAGAGATGGACTTCCTCCCAGACAGGAAGTTGACTGCCATCTTTGGTACAATGTTACAGACCAACATgaggtccatgagggagagctgactgaggaagaagtacatgggtgtaTGAAGTCGAGGTTCTATGTAGATGAGGGAGATGAGGAGAACATTCCCACAGAGGGCCACCATGAAGACCATCATGACTGCAGAGAAGAGGACAAGGTCAGTCTGGCTGTGGGAGAAGATGCCCAAGAGGATGAATCCATCTATGGATGATTGGTTCAACCATATTCCCATGGTTAAGTTACTCACAGTCACCTACAAATGTGGACAGAGAAATTCTGAGCTTGAGTTACACATCTTCATCTCTGAATTCTTCCTCATTCAGATAAGTCTTCTGTAATTCATCAGACTTCAACAACACTGCTTAGGGACATGCAAGAGAATGTTCTTTGATACTTCCTTGACACAGATGAAAATATCTTGCCAGTACATAGGATTGGATATTGTGTTCATATTTGTATGTTCTTATACCCAAAAGACTAGAAACTGAAGTTTTTGGGTCACAAAACTATTAGTCAATCCTCTTTCAGCAGATAATATCTTGGCTTTGCCATAAGATACTGACTTTTTAATTGGCATCACATGGACTTGGTAAATTATATATGGACTATGAGAAAGATAACTTAGATATGCTATTAAAGGAAGAATAAGGTTTTGAGATGTTCCTTAGTACTGTTTTTGTTCCAGATCAAAATGTcagaaccattttttttcattagcaGGTTTTATTGGTTTGTAATGATTATGTTTCCACTTGATCTTATTCAAAAGGCTAAGAGGCAATGAATTTTTATGTCTGAAAGGACCATGTGTTCAAATCTCTGACAACTTGTGTGGGGCATTTGGAGGGGGAAATGATTTGGAGACAAGTTCTACAGGATGTTATCTACTCTAAAGAATATGCAACATTGTTTGCAAATCAGGCATATACAGGAGGAGAAGAAAACATACATAATCAACACAATTCCTATTGTAATTTGTGTTCAATAAGAAAGCTCATAAAATATAACTCAAATATCTATCCCTATTTACCACATCTTAGTTTTAGCACTTTCATATCTAAAATTGTCTCTTTCAGTCTGGAAAGCTTCCTTCAatccttttgttgtttttttatttttatttattttttttagtcatacatgatggtagaatgtattttgacatataatacatacatggaatgtacatacatcaatcatattgtctattcaattctgctgcccttcctatcctccctactccttccctcctctcccatcctttctctctatccaatctaatgtgacacacttttttttctttttctcattataacatcatatatgtatttggtATAACAATGAGGTGGAACCATTTTTTATTccaatatttcttttattcatagatccaaactatatttaaaaaaaaaactctaggtTGAGATTCATCATTTCTTTGAATTTAATTAGCTCTATCCTCACTGCAACTATCTAATCTAAGACACCATTCTCCCACAACTGGCTTATTTTATCTTCCTCACTGATCTCCCAACCTCTCTCTTTGAATATGATTTTGCTAACATAAATTATATGATATAAATTTTCTTGGGAAAGTATGTCAATGACTTCCCAAAttacttcaaataaaattcaaatcctTTTAGTGCCAAGCAAGGTATTCGATTGCATGTGCACatgtacatatgcatacacacacacacacacacacacacacacacacacacactcgtacCCCATTACCTCTTAGTTTATTGCAAGATATCCTGTTCTTCTTTGGaggttaccggagattgaactcaggagcactcaaccactgagccacatcctcagccctattttgtactttatttagaaacagggtatcactaagttgcttggtgcctcactttcctgaggctggctttgaactgttaatcctcctgccttatcctcctgaGCAGGTGGGAGACACTGCATCTGGCAAgacatcctttcttttttttattgattttatttttttaaatacgtaacagcagaatgcattacaattcttattatacatttagagcaaaatttttcttatctttgtatataaagcaAAGACATCCTTTCTTGACCTGAATGTAGTAGGAGTTCATTATTAGATTCCTTTTGATGAAGAATAATTAGTGATAATACAGGAAATACCCTCAGGTTATAAGAAGGTTctccacaaagaatgaaattacacCTCTGACATATTTGTAAGCTGGTTTATTCATGTCTACCTTACCTCACTGCAAAGATGAAGTGATGCAATTACACAGGACACAAAGCTGTCTGTGCAAAGATCCAGAGTAATTTCCTAAATGAGGATGGAACCAGCTAGATCAATGACCAGGGAATTAGCCATAGGGCCTGTTTCCCTATAGAACAGAGCATGTACTTGACTTATGCTCAAAAGGATGTGCCCAAGTGTCCTTCCAAACAATAACACCCAGATAGGCTATTGGTAGGAGCAAATCATGGTTTCCACAGCCTTAAAGCACCATCTTAGCCATACTGACCTCAGTCTCAATCAACCAACACAACAACCCAGGTTTTCCCTATCCCTCACAGCAGAAGTTACTCTTCTGTGCTGAAGATGTGTCCAACAGGACACAGAGGCACTCGGCTGTGTACACCTTCAAGGACATGCTCTCCCACTGCTTTTTCCCACCCACTGTCTTATATGAAAATACCATGTAGTTGATGAAGGACATTTCTTGCTCCATCCTAGGTGGCTCTCTTGAGCTCCTATGGTCATATTCACTGTGTGTTCAACACTTCTCTTTATGTGTCCAATGTGGTTGCCCTCCCTAAAGTGGATAAGTGGAGCTCTTTTTCTACCCTGAAGAAATACCTATCCTCACCTCCTTCTCAGCTCAGTTAATAGTGTATCTGTCCAGGTGCCCCAATCATATCACGTAGGTTATCCTTGACTCCTCTGTTTCTCAAGCACACATCCCAACTATCAAAAACCActtctggggttggggttgtggctccgtggtagagcacttgcctagcttgtactaggcactgagtttgatcttcagcaccacataaaaaataaacaaaaagaaaaacaaacactgcTGGCTCTTCTTCCAACATATACCCACCCCAGAACACTTCTCTCTCCTGCCTACTCCTACCTAGCTGTGTCATCATCTTTGCTCCCTGGATAATGGAAATGTCCCATGACTGGACTTGCCTCCCAattcctcacccccaccccagtctgCTGACTCACAACACTAGAGTGAACTATCTCTATTAGAATAAAAGCCAAAATGATGCCTGAATAAATGTAAGATTTTCATCAGTGGGCCCTTTCACATCATCCAGACctcttttccttctgctttccccGGAATTCCCTGGCTCCAATCTCACCAGCTTCCCTGAATTTGCTCCACACTATAGGGAGACACCAGCCTTGGGCACCTTGGCACTTGCTCTTGGCTCCTCACAGAAGGCTCTTTCTAGATATGCTCTACCTTGTTCACTTATCTCCTCTTTACATTCTCAGCAAAGCCATCCCTCAATGCCCTATTTAGAATTGAAAACCTTCTTCCATCCCTGATCACTTTCCAGCCTTCATTCTCCCAAAGAATGCAAGACCAATAAGGCACACTGCTTTTTATTTGTatggatttgtttgttttctgcatTCCCGACTAGAACCTATACCTCCTGGTA harbors:
- the Or2v1 gene encoding olfactory receptor 2V1, coding for MGIWLNQSSIDGFILLGIFSHSQTDLVLFSAVMMVFMVALCGNVLLISLIYIEPRLHTPMYFFLSQLSLMDLMLVCNIVPKMAVNFLSGRKSISFVGCGIQIGFFVSLVGSEGLLLGLMAYDRYVAISHPLHYPVLMSQRVCLQIAGSSWAFGILDGMIQMVAAMSLPYCGSRTLDHFFCEVPTLLKLACADTSLFDTLLFACCVFMLLLPFSIIVASYARILGTVLHMRSAQARKKALATCSSHLTAVSLFYGAAMFIYLRPRRHRVPSHDKVVSIFYTVLTPMLNPLIYSLRNREVMGALRKGLGHCRIDSQH